From Streptomyces sp. 6-11-2, one genomic window encodes:
- a CDS encoding GDP-mannose 4,6-dehydratase, translating into MPKRALITGITGQDGSYLAEHLLSQGYQVWGLIRGQANPRKSRVSRLVSELSFVDGDLMDQASLVSAVDRVQPDEVYNLGAISFVPMSWQQAELVTEVNGMGVLRVLEAIRMVSGLSMSRTAGPEGQIRFYQASSSEMFGKVAETPQRETTLFHPRSPYGAAKAYGHFITRNYRESFGMYAVSGMLFNHESPRRGQEFVTRKISLAVARIKLGLQDKLALGNMDAVRDWGYAGDYVRAMHLMLQQDAGDDYVIGTGEMHTVRDAVRYAFEHVGLDWEDHVVIDPDLVRPAEVEVLCADSSKAQAQLGWKPSVDFPELMRMMVDADLALVSRQNELDDLLLAHSW; encoded by the coding sequence ATGCCCAAGCGCGCACTGATCACCGGAATTACCGGCCAGGACGGGTCCTATCTGGCGGAGCACCTGCTGTCGCAGGGGTACCAGGTGTGGGGTCTCATCCGTGGCCAGGCCAACCCCCGCAAGTCCCGGGTGAGCCGGCTCGTTTCGGAACTGTCCTTCGTGGACGGCGACCTCATGGACCAGGCCAGCCTGGTCTCGGCGGTCGACAGAGTACAGCCGGACGAGGTGTACAACCTCGGCGCGATCTCGTTCGTGCCGATGTCCTGGCAGCAGGCCGAGCTGGTCACCGAGGTGAACGGCATGGGCGTGCTGCGCGTCCTCGAGGCCATCCGCATGGTGAGCGGACTGAGCATGTCCCGCACCGCGGGTCCCGAGGGCCAGATCCGCTTCTACCAGGCGTCCTCCTCGGAGATGTTCGGCAAGGTCGCCGAGACGCCGCAGCGGGAGACCACGCTCTTCCACCCGCGCAGTCCCTACGGCGCGGCCAAGGCGTACGGGCACTTCATCACCCGCAACTACCGCGAGTCGTTCGGTATGTACGCGGTCTCCGGAATGCTGTTCAACCACGAATCGCCCCGTCGTGGCCAGGAGTTCGTGACCCGCAAGATCTCTCTCGCGGTCGCGCGCATCAAGCTGGGGCTCCAGGACAAACTGGCCCTCGGCAACATGGACGCGGTCCGTGACTGGGGCTACGCGGGCGACTACGTCCGCGCCATGCACCTGATGCTCCAGCAGGACGCCGGCGACGACTACGTGATCGGCACGGGAGAGATGCACACCGTGCGCGACGCGGTCCGCTACGCCTTCGAGCACGTGGGCCTCGACTGGGAGGACCACGTCGTCATCGACCCCGACCTCGTGCGGCCCGCCGAGGTCGAGGTGCTGTGCGCCGACAGCTCCAAGGCGCAGGCCCAGCTGGGCTGGAAGCCGAGTGTCGATTTCCCGGAACTCATGCGGATGATGGTCGACGCCGACCTTGCGCTCGTTTCCCGGCAGAACGAACTCGACGACCTTCTGCTGGCGCACAGCTGGTAA
- a CDS encoding ABC transporter ATP-binding protein encodes MLLRLMRTRLRPYAGSVVALVALHLVQILGTLLLPTLGAALIDEGVVREDSDRIDAIGAAMAVVALVQIAAALGAAALGARTSTALGRDLRSAVFRRVLDFSAREIGRFGTPSLLTRSVNDVQQVQNLAQSGLGIFVAAPLMCLGSVVLALRQDVPLALILVPMVLVVGVCFGFLLARMAALYARLQRTLDRLGRLLRERITGVRVVRSFARDSYESERFTRTNEKLFGLSLGVGRLIAVMLPSVLLLMNLFTLALLWVGARRIDAGSMQIGSLSAFLSYLSLILMSVVMLAFVFLNVPRARVCAERITEVLDAETDVVPPTAPRPMTGPAGQVELLDAEFRYPGAENAVLRDLSLTLKPGERVAVLGSTGSGKTTLLHLILRLVDATAGEVRIGGTDVRELDPSVLAGAVGYVPQRPYLFAGTVATNLRFGRPDATDEELWEVLRVAQADDFVARLGGLGAEIAQGGTTVSGGQRQRLAIARALLRRPAVYLFDDSFSALDQSTEAALREALVPHTAGATVITVAQRVASVRDSDRIVVLDQGGIAATGTHDALLRDSPTYREIALSQRTREETAHGAGRS; translated from the coding sequence GTGCTGTTGAGACTCATGCGCACACGACTGCGCCCCTACGCGGGTTCCGTCGTCGCTCTGGTCGCCCTGCATCTGGTGCAGATCCTCGGCACGCTGCTGCTGCCGACGCTGGGCGCCGCGCTCATCGACGAGGGAGTCGTCCGCGAGGACAGCGATCGCATCGACGCCATCGGCGCGGCGATGGCGGTGGTGGCGCTGGTGCAGATCGCCGCGGCGCTGGGTGCCGCGGCCCTGGGCGCGCGCACCTCCACCGCCCTCGGGCGGGACCTGCGCTCCGCGGTCTTCCGCCGCGTGCTGGACTTCTCCGCCCGTGAGATCGGCCGCTTCGGCACCCCGTCCCTGCTGACCCGCTCGGTGAACGACGTGCAGCAGGTGCAGAACCTCGCCCAGTCCGGGCTCGGCATCTTCGTCGCGGCCCCGCTGATGTGCCTGGGCAGTGTGGTGCTCGCGCTGCGCCAGGACGTGCCGCTGGCCCTGATCCTCGTCCCGATGGTGCTGGTGGTGGGCGTCTGCTTCGGTTTCCTTTTGGCCCGTATGGCCGCGCTGTACGCCCGGCTGCAGCGGACGCTGGACCGTCTGGGGCGGCTGCTGCGGGAGCGGATCACCGGGGTGCGCGTGGTGCGTTCCTTCGCCCGGGACTCCTACGAGAGCGAGCGTTTCACCCGCACCAACGAGAAGCTCTTCGGCCTGTCCCTGGGGGTGGGCCGGCTCATCGCGGTGATGCTGCCGTCGGTTCTGCTGCTGATGAACCTCTTCACCCTGGCGCTGCTGTGGGTGGGGGCGCGGCGGATCGACGCGGGCAGCATGCAGATCGGCTCGCTCAGCGCCTTCCTCAGCTATCTGTCGCTCATCCTGATGTCCGTGGTGATGCTCGCCTTCGTGTTCCTGAACGTGCCGCGGGCCCGGGTGTGCGCGGAGCGGATCACGGAGGTCCTGGACGCGGAGACCGACGTCGTCCCGCCCACCGCGCCGCGGCCCATGACGGGTCCCGCCGGGCAGGTCGAACTGCTGGACGCCGAGTTCCGCTACCCGGGCGCCGAGAACGCCGTGCTCCGGGACCTGTCGCTGACGCTGAAGCCCGGTGAGCGGGTCGCGGTCCTCGGCAGCACCGGCTCCGGCAAGACCACGCTGCTGCACCTGATCCTGCGGCTGGTCGACGCGACCGCGGGCGAGGTGCGGATCGGCGGCACGGACGTGCGCGAACTGGACCCGTCGGTGCTGGCCGGCGCCGTGGGCTACGTGCCGCAGCGGCCGTACCTGTTCGCCGGGACCGTCGCGACCAATCTGCGCTTCGGCCGGCCGGACGCCACGGACGAGGAGCTGTGGGAGGTGCTGCGGGTCGCCCAGGCGGACGACTTCGTGGCCCGGCTCGGCGGCCTCGGCGCGGAGATCGCCCAGGGCGGCACCACCGTCTCCGGCGGCCAGCGCCAGCGGCTGGCGATCGCACGGGCGCTGCTGCGCCGCCCCGCCGTCTATCTCTTCGACGACTCCTTCTCCGCGCTCGACCAGAGCACGGAGGCGGCGCTGCGGGAGGCCCTGGTCCCCCACACGGCGGGCGCCACCGTGATCACCGTGGCGCAGCGCGTGGCCTCCGTGCGCGACTCCGACCGGATCGTCGTCCTGGACCAGGGCGGCATCGCCGCCACCGGCACCCATGACGCGCTGCTGCGCGACAGTCCCACGTACCGCGAGATCGCGCTCTCGCAGCGCACCCGAGAGGAAACCGCTCATGGCGCCGGACGTTCCTGA
- a CDS encoding ABC transporter ATP-binding protein has protein sequence MAPDVPEEHEEAREEAAREEEARESDRPVRRLAGLLRPHRRSVGLALAAGVVGILLNAFGPLLLGRVTDLIADGVLGHGGPAPGVDFGALGRLLQILLVLYVTASVFMLVQNWLVASVVRLLIHDLRHRAQEKLARLPLRHFDRQPAGETLSRSTDDVDNLQQTLQQTLTDLISSVFSLVIMLSLMLIISPSLAGVMLLSVPVSGLLAAWIAKRAQPRYAAQWAASGTLTAHVEEMCAGHALVKAFDRRAEAERRFDERNEAVYRAGSGAQFASGAIEPVMMFVANLGYVAVAVVGAWKVVDGSLTLGDVQAFILYARQFSQPIVEIASVAGRLQSGVASAQRVFTLLDAPEQDPEPRRPLAVERAEGRVEFQDVSFRYSPDVPLIEGLSLSVEPGSTVAIVGPSGAGKTTVANLLMRFYEIDSGRILLDGTDIAAMNRDDLRSRFGLVLQDTWLFKGTIAENIAYGTPGATRADVVEAARATCADRFIRTLSQGYDTVLDDESGGVSAGEKQLITVARAFLARPAVLVLDEATSSVDTRTELLIQRAMNTLRAGRTSFVIAHRLSTIRDADVIVVMDSGRIVEQGTHDQLLAAQGAYARLHASRANAPTAEVTAG, from the coding sequence ATGGCGCCGGACGTTCCTGAGGAGCACGAAGAAGCGCGAGAGGAGGCGGCGCGAGAGGAGGAGGCGCGTGAATCGGACCGGCCGGTCCGCCGGCTCGCCGGTCTGCTGCGCCCGCACCGCCGGTCCGTGGGCCTCGCCCTGGCGGCGGGTGTCGTCGGCATCCTCCTCAACGCGTTCGGTCCGCTGCTGCTGGGCCGCGTCACCGACCTGATCGCCGACGGCGTCCTCGGACACGGCGGACCGGCCCCGGGCGTCGACTTCGGGGCGCTCGGCAGGCTGCTGCAGATCCTGCTGGTTCTGTACGTGACGGCGTCGGTGTTCATGCTGGTGCAGAACTGGCTGGTGGCCTCGGTGGTCCGCCTGCTCATCCACGACCTGCGGCACCGGGCGCAGGAGAAACTGGCGCGGCTGCCGCTGCGCCACTTCGACCGTCAGCCGGCGGGCGAGACCCTCAGCCGCAGCACGGACGACGTCGACAACCTCCAGCAGACCCTCCAGCAGACCCTGACCGATCTGATCAGCTCCGTGTTCTCGCTGGTCATCATGCTGTCCCTGATGCTGATCATCTCGCCTTCGCTGGCCGGGGTGATGCTGCTGAGCGTCCCGGTGTCGGGGCTGCTCGCCGCCTGGATCGCCAAGCGGGCCCAGCCGCGGTACGCCGCCCAGTGGGCCGCGAGCGGCACACTGACCGCGCACGTCGAGGAGATGTGCGCCGGGCACGCGCTGGTGAAGGCCTTCGACCGGCGGGCGGAGGCCGAGCGGCGCTTCGACGAGCGCAACGAGGCGGTGTACCGGGCGGGTTCGGGGGCACAGTTCGCGTCCGGCGCGATCGAGCCCGTGATGATGTTCGTCGCCAACCTCGGCTATGTCGCGGTCGCCGTCGTCGGTGCCTGGAAGGTCGTGGACGGCTCGCTGACGCTGGGCGATGTGCAGGCGTTCATCCTGTACGCACGGCAGTTCAGCCAGCCGATCGTGGAGATCGCCTCGGTCGCCGGCCGCCTGCAGTCCGGGGTGGCCTCCGCGCAGCGGGTGTTCACGCTGCTCGACGCGCCGGAGCAGGATCCCGAACCGCGCCGCCCGCTCGCTGTGGAACGTGCCGAGGGCCGGGTGGAGTTCCAGGACGTGTCGTTCCGCTACTCCCCCGACGTGCCGCTCATCGAGGGGCTGTCACTGTCCGTGGAACCCGGCAGCACGGTGGCGATCGTCGGCCCGAGCGGCGCCGGCAAGACCACGGTCGCCAACCTGCTGATGCGCTTCTACGAGATCGACTCGGGCCGCATCCTCCTGGACGGCACCGACATCGCCGCGATGAACCGCGACGACCTGCGCTCCCGCTTCGGCCTCGTCCTCCAGGACACCTGGCTGTTCAAGGGAACCATCGCCGAGAACATCGCCTACGGGACCCCGGGCGCCACCCGTGCGGACGTGGTGGAGGCGGCCCGCGCGACCTGCGCCGACCGCTTCATCCGCACCCTGTCGCAGGGGTACGACACGGTCCTGGACGACGAGTCCGGCGGTGTCAGCGCCGGGGAGAAGCAGCTGATCACGGTCGCGCGGGCGTTCCTCGCCCGGCCCGCCGTACTCGTCCTGGACGAGGCGACCAGTTCCGTGGACACCCGCACCGAGCTGCTGATCCAGCGGGCCATGAACACCCTGCGGGCGGGCCGGACGAGCTTCGTGATCGCGCACCGCCTGTCCACCATCCGGGACGCCGACGTCATCGTCGTGATGGACTCCGGCCGCATCGTGGAACAGGGCACCCACGACCAACTCCTCGCGGCCCAGGGCGCGTACGCCCGCCTCCACGCGTCCCGCGCGAACGCCCCGACGGCCGAGGTGACGGCCGGCTGA
- a CDS encoding ricin-type beta-trefoil lectin domain protein, producing MASMVPSVRRPLTASTLVTAVTALAMAVTALLGTAPPAVASTGPSTLAAGGFHGVNWADPRDNYADNPVVPSGLSTADSYATVHAKATAVLTGFRNNLGADTVRLPINPYSVGTSWWNAYTGAIDAATAMGFKVVLGYWEGLSHKDGKVDDTNAWNTMWNTVTAKYGSNGLVYFEPMNEPFGYTASAWANLAAQWITDRPSIPRDRVFVSGSGYNDNVTTVCADSRLSGTYLSLHHYGFWGTHTYNDWVTDLKNRIGGCASRTVLDEFGSPMTTGLDYNNASSTDNFVRYLRADTDTVRALGMGSVYWPGLRTGDSYTLQTLSGSGTDLTLTTTNVSGADRIRYGWGVASSLRSAASNRCLDVTDRSHTDGTQLQIWDCLGGANQQWLYTSGKQLQVYGDKCLDAYQQGRTPGTIVDIYTCNGGTNQQWNLNADGTVTGVQSGLCLDVIGQKTANGTKIELYTCNGGSNQRWTRG from the coding sequence ATGGCGAGCATGGTTCCTTCCGTCCGCCGCCCCCTCACGGCGTCCACCCTGGTCACGGCGGTGACCGCCCTGGCGATGGCGGTGACCGCCCTGCTGGGCACGGCGCCGCCCGCCGTCGCGTCCACCGGCCCGAGCACGCTCGCGGCCGGCGGGTTCCACGGCGTCAACTGGGCGGACCCGCGCGACAACTACGCCGACAATCCCGTCGTCCCTTCCGGCCTGTCCACCGCCGACAGCTACGCCACCGTCCACGCCAAGGCCACCGCCGTCCTGACCGGTTTCCGGAACAATCTCGGCGCCGACACCGTGCGCCTGCCTATCAATCCGTACTCCGTCGGCACCAGCTGGTGGAACGCCTACACCGGGGCCATTGATGCCGCCACCGCCATGGGCTTCAAGGTCGTCCTCGGCTATTGGGAGGGCCTCAGCCACAAGGACGGCAAGGTCGACGACACCAACGCGTGGAACACCATGTGGAACACCGTCACCGCCAAGTACGGCAGCAACGGCCTGGTGTACTTCGAGCCGATGAACGAGCCCTTCGGCTACACCGCCTCCGCCTGGGCGAACCTGGCCGCCCAGTGGATCACCGACCGCCCCTCGATCCCCCGGGACCGTGTCTTCGTCAGCGGCTCCGGCTACAACGACAACGTCACCACTGTCTGCGCCGACTCCCGGCTGAGCGGTACCTACCTGTCCCTGCACCACTACGGCTTCTGGGGCACCCACACCTACAACGACTGGGTCACCGACCTCAAGAACCGCATCGGCGGTTGCGCCTCGCGCACCGTCCTGGACGAGTTCGGCTCCCCGATGACCACCGGCCTTGACTACAACAACGCGAGCAGCACCGACAACTTCGTGCGCTACCTGCGCGCCGACACCGACACCGTCCGCGCCCTCGGCATGGGCTCGGTGTACTGGCCCGGCCTGCGCACCGGCGACTCCTACACCCTGCAGACCCTGAGCGGCTCCGGCACCGACCTCACCCTGACCACCACCAACGTCAGCGGAGCCGACCGGATCAGGTACGGATGGGGAGTGGCCTCCTCCCTGCGCTCCGCGGCCTCCAACCGCTGCCTGGACGTGACCGACCGATCCCACACCGACGGCACCCAACTCCAGATCTGGGACTGCCTCGGCGGCGCCAACCAGCAGTGGCTCTACACCTCCGGCAAGCAGCTCCAGGTGTACGGCGACAAGTGCCTCGACGCCTACCAGCAGGGCAGGACCCCCGGCACCATCGTGGACATCTACACCTGCAACGGCGGCACCAACCAGCAGTGGAACCTCAACGCCGACGGCACCGTCACCGGAGTCCAGTCCGGCCTCTGCCTGGACGTGATCGGCCAGAAGACCGCCAACGGCACCAAGATCGAGCTCTACACCTGCAACGGCGGCTCCAACCAGAGGTGGACACGCGGCTGA